From the Hordeum vulgare subsp. vulgare chromosome 1H, MorexV3_pseudomolecules_assembly, whole genome shotgun sequence genome, the window AAGTTTTATCTTCCCTTATTTGTTagtaacaagcaaaaattatgttAATGAAAATGCCCCAAACTAAGTAATAAGTCCTCAATGTAGGTTCTTGGTAAGTTCTCTTCAAAAATAACCACTCTTGTACATAAATCGTCTCTTATCTTCTAGTAGAAAAGCCAATGCTCCCATTAGTTTCTAAAAGAAAATCCTTAATGATACTATTCCCACAAATTTGTAGTTCTTGAGCGTGGAGTGTGTATTTTGCGCACAAGGCACCGACACCTGGTTGATTCAACAAAACATAAAAAGACTAGAAAAAATGTGACAAAAATTGCATAACCACAACTAACAAGACATGTCTAGGATAGATGAGCCAAGATGCCATACAAGAAAGTGTGGCATTCCACAacaagttttttatttttatttttagggGAAAGGGCAGAGGGCCCGGGAAAGTGTAGGCTTGATGTGTCTGAATGTGATATGAAGCAAACATATTTGGTATTTATTTCTGTGAAATAATAACTCTAAGTTCTAAAAATACGTTGGAGGTCTACATTAACCATAAGCCACATGTCGGCGTAGGTATTTTCCACATGTGCATACAATGAATGTTGTTACTTATGTGATCAAACCCTTCCAAAGACAAATAACATAGGCAAAGGGGCATGTTGAGGTTGGGCCGTTGGCAGAGGGGGGTGTTGTAGGTACTTCTGGCAGATAAAATGGTAAATGCTTGCAGTCGGAGCGCCGGCTGAATCGTTTGGCCGGTCGCTCACAGCCCGCGCGCAACCATGTATAAATTTGATGCAAACATTTGTCATTTTGCTACATTTTGTTCATTTAAAAAGCTACATCCACACTTGGTTGTAACTCGAGTTCGTTGGATTTTTGCtataaccggcgtttgacttttgctacaaccgtgtcaatttttgctacaaccggcatcattttttgctgcaaccgttcattaaaaaagttgcatatacgttcacgtagatatttgctacaacccgcgtttgacttttgctaccaggcatcatcaacttctttttttgctacgatcatgtagatatttttttgctataatttttttgttgcaaccgttgacgaaaattgctgcatcgaGAAAAAAATGTTGTATGGATAGATCTAACGGTACGCCTTGCAAATCTGACGGCCGCGCTGCGACCGGCGCAAGCGTTCGTGCCGGCGCGCCGACGCGTAGTACTGCCCGGATAAAATCCAGCCACAAACCACCCTCACCGATCAGAATTTTTCACACTcaattggccataaggcactaatTCATATGTTTACTGTTAAGGATACCTAGTCCCCAAACTCCTTAGGGGAGCAAATGATACTCAGTGCACCATATGAGTTATAAGCACCAGTTGCATTGTACTAGTTTATTCGCAAAAGATAACAAATGCACTATCAGTTCTAGGGGTGGAGCTATGTTCAGGCCAGGGGCCCGATCcccaacccccaccccaccccaaagCCTTGGAGAAAACTCGAAAGAAAAATTTAATTGAAGGGCCTAGATGAGTGAGAATTAAACCTTTTGCCCCCTATTTCTTTGTCATTTATATTTCGCTCCTCAATGGTTTTTGTCTAGTTCTGCCACTCGTTAGTTTAGCTAAGCTCGGGCAATACGCCGTGACATTCGGGATCTTATACTACCTCATTTCCAGTTTATATAGCTTGCACATATCTCTAGGTTGATAAATAAACCAATGTAATatgcctccgtctcaaaataaatgacTCAAACATGATTTAAATTTACACTAATTttaatacaaagttgagtcattttaaagtcacttattttgggacggagagagtatAAGTTATACAtcataaaaaatatatcattaaaaacttcAAATTATCTACTTTTTAATGATATAAATTTTTAGACTATACAACTCATTTTACATTGGTCAAATTATTGATTTAAGGATACGCGCAAGTCTTATAAACCGAAAAGGGGTCGTACTAAGGTTTTCACTGCTCCACGTACGTTGCGCCCATTAGCAGGAAAAGATTCTTCTCCTCCCTTTTAACCTAAAATATGGCCGGAGGAATTCTACTCGGCAGCCACTAAACGGATCAGCTGTGCATGCTACATTTCTGGAATATACTGATCATCCGAATAATTTGGCGCAAGTTatccccccaccccacccctaacCCCTATATATATGGTCAAGCCTCCCCTCCATTTCGACTCACACTCGCTTGCTTCACTCGATCGATCCTTGAGTTCTGAACACGCCCTGCCATTGACACCTTTCGAGTTACAACCCAACAACCGGTTGCTATCTAGCTAGGGAAAGAAGAAAGACCGAACAGTTTGGTGGATCATATCGATCGCCATGGCTTTCTGTGGTGGTTTCATGGAGAAGGCCAAGCCGTACATCGCCATGATCTCCCTGCAGTTCGGCTACGCCGGCATGAACGTCCTCACCAAGGTCTCTCTTAACGGCGGGATGAGCCACTACGTGCTGGTCGTGTACCGGCACGCCTTCGCCACGCTCGCCATTGCTCCCTTTGCTCTCATCCTCGAGAGGTAGGTAGCTAGCTAGCCATTTTTCTCTTTACTTACCACTGTGGTCTGTGGTAGGGTTGGCCTATACATTTCGTTGTCTAACGaagctggtgatgttgacgatttGCAGGAAGGTGAGACCGCAGATGACGTGGTCGATCTTCTTCCAGATCTTCGTCCTTGCGCTACTCGGGTCAGTGCATCGCATGCTTATACCTAGAAAAACATCTCATGAAGATGCATGCAAGCATGCATGTCTGAAGTGACAAGCCGATCTTACCTTGTTGCTCTTCACCTCTTGCTGCAGACCGGTGATCGACCAGAATTTCTACTACGTGGGGCTGAAGTACACCGGCCCGACGTTCGCCTGCGCCATGAGCAACATCCTCCCGGCGATGACCTTCGTCATGGCGGTGATCTTCAGGTGCAATTTCGTTACCAGTTTACTTTATTTGCATACGGTGCGACACACATATATGCATACATGCGTACGTGTGGAACGAGAGAAACCGGTGCCTGACGTTTTGCATGCTGTTTGATTGTGATTGACATACAGGATGGAGAAGATAGAGCTGACGAAGCTGCGGTGCCAGGCCAAGATCTTCGGGACGGTCGTGACAGTGGCCGGCGCGATGCTGATGACGCTCTACAAGGGCCCGCTCATGCACCTGCCATGGACCAACAGCCACGCGCAGcccggcggcggcgaggccgCAGGTGCCGCCGGCGTCGACCCCACCGCCAGGGAGTGGTTCCTGGGctccctcttcatcatcatcgccacccTCGCCTGGGCGTCGCTCTTTATCCTACAGACCCACACCATCAAGAAGTACACCGCCCAGCTCTCCCTCACCACCCTCATCTGCTTCGTCGGCACCATCCAGGCCGTCGCCGTCACCTTCGTCATGGAGCGCCGCGTGTCCGTCTGGACCATCGGCTTCGACATgaacctcctcgccgccgcctacgCCGTACGACCACTTACCATTGCACACTTCATCACCATGATCCTGTCGATATTTCGCAGGGGATATTTCGCAGGGGATCGTGACGTCGAGCATCGCGTACTACGTGCAAGGGCTGGTGATCCAGAAGACGGGACCTGTGTTCGCGTCGGCGTTCAGCCCGCTGATGATGATCATCGTGGCCGTCATGGGGTCCTTCATCCTTTCCGAGAAGATATACCTTGGTGCCGTGCTGGGCGCCGTGGTGATCGTGGTCGGGCTCTACGCCGTGCTCTGGGGCAAGCACAAGGAGACGCAGGAGCAGGAGGCGGACGCCAAGGTGGCGCTGCCGGTGGCCTCCAAGGGACCAGACGGCACCAGCGTCGTGCAAGGAGCTGCTACCGCTGCCGGAGATGATGATGGGATGAGGTCGGCCTCCAACGGACGTGGAGCTGGATCGGCTAGTACAGTTTGATGGACCGGGAACCCCAATAATCCAAGCAAGCCCCACCAGCATTAGTTAGCCACCGGAAGGCCGGTGGCTCgcatttttgttcttgttttacGATGTGTGATGATCGATATGCTACACTTATTTGTCACTAGTATACTTATGTCATCTCGGAGAGTGATGTGATTTGCCTTTCCACTTTACCTCTCTAATATAGTAAGTAACCAGCAAAGACCCTGTGTATCAATAATGTTATGAGATTCCAAGCAGCTTTATTACTACTCCCTTCGTAAAGAAATATTGTTATGAGATTCCTGACTTTAGTGATCTATAAACGTTTT encodes:
- the LOC123413587 gene encoding WAT1-related protein At5g07050-like; its protein translation is MAFCGGFMEKAKPYIAMISLQFGYAGMNVLTKVSLNGGMSHYVLVVYRHAFATLAIAPFALILERKVRPQMTWSIFFQIFVLALLGPVIDQNFYYVGLKYTGPTFACAMSNILPAMTFVMAVIFRMEKIELTKLRCQAKIFGTVVTVAGAMLMTLYKGPLMHLPWTNSHAQPGGGEAAGAAGVDPTAREWFLGSLFIIIATLAWASLFILQTHTIKKYTAQLSLTTLICFVGTIQAVAVTFVMERRVSVWTIGFDMNLLAAAYAGIVTSSIAYYVQGLVIQKTGPVFASAFSPLMMIIVAVMGSFILSEKIYLGAVLGAVVIVVGLYAVLWGKHKETQEQEADAKVALPVASKGPDGTSVVQGAATAAGDDDGMRSASNGRGAGSASTV